The following proteins are encoded in a genomic region of Neomicrococcus aestuarii:
- a CDS encoding energy-coupling factor ABC transporter ATP-binding protein produces MSVVESANAIHLAGVGVRLGDTDVLRDVSLDLNARTIAVIGENGSGKSTFARLISGLIHRTSGELSVLGVDPNRKAAELRRRIAVVFSNPDAQIIMPTVAEDVAFSLRADRLPAAALKEKVDTALERFGLTALAERSSHDLSGGQKQLLALCGAFVRNPELVIADEPTAYLDARNSRRVADHLFEDTGHRLVLVTHDLALAERCDQAVVFAGGRVDAVGEPAAVIARYEELLSC; encoded by the coding sequence ATGAGCGTCGTTGAAAGCGCAAACGCCATTCATCTTGCTGGCGTCGGCGTGCGCTTGGGAGACACCGATGTCCTGCGTGATGTTTCCCTGGATTTGAACGCGCGCACCATCGCTGTGATCGGCGAAAACGGTTCGGGAAAATCCACGTTTGCCCGGTTGATCAGCGGATTGATTCACCGAACCTCGGGAGAGCTGAGCGTGCTGGGCGTGGACCCGAATCGCAAAGCCGCGGAGCTGCGTCGTCGTATTGCAGTGGTCTTCAGCAACCCGGACGCGCAAATCATCATGCCCACCGTCGCTGAAGACGTGGCCTTCTCACTGCGCGCGGACCGCCTGCCCGCAGCGGCGCTGAAGGAAAAAGTGGACACCGCGCTGGAACGATTCGGGCTCACCGCCCTTGCCGAGCGCTCCTCCCACGACCTTTCCGGCGGACAAAAACAACTGCTCGCGCTCTGCGGAGCGTTCGTGCGCAACCCCGAACTCGTCATCGCGGACGAACCCACCGCTTACCTCGACGCCCGCAACTCCCGGCGCGTGGCAGACCACCTCTTCGAAGACACCGGGCACCGCCTAGTGCTGGTCACCCACGACCTCGCGCTCGCCGAACGCTGCGACCAAGCCGTGGTGTTCGCCGGCGGCCGCGTGGACGCTGTAGGTGAACCAGCCGCTGTGATCGCGCGGTACGAGGAACTGCTGTCATGCTGA
- a CDS encoding DinB family protein, giving the protein MSNPDQLHVYAADFETQILAFIDQHRVMLLAALEGLTEEEAHRRLVPSKTTLLGLLKHAIFVERVWFQEARTGMSRADLGIGDSPDESFDLEDSDTIESVAREYLETCQASREAVAGVSASTVWCGNRRGPLTVQWIQLHVLRELAQHCGHAEILREQILAAGLEG; this is encoded by the coding sequence ATGAGTAACCCCGATCAATTGCACGTGTACGCCGCGGATTTTGAGACGCAGATCCTCGCGTTCATCGATCAGCACCGAGTCATGCTTCTGGCTGCTCTTGAGGGGCTGACGGAAGAGGAAGCGCATCGGCGCCTGGTTCCGTCCAAGACGACGCTTCTGGGATTGCTCAAGCATGCGATCTTCGTGGAGCGTGTGTGGTTTCAAGAGGCTCGGACGGGGATGTCCCGGGCGGATTTGGGGATTGGTGACTCGCCGGACGAGTCCTTTGATCTAGAAGATTCGGACACGATTGAGTCTGTTGCGCGGGAGTATCTGGAAACCTGTCAGGCATCGCGGGAGGCTGTTGCGGGCGTCAGCGCCTCGACCGTCTGGTGCGGCAACCGGCGTGGACCGCTCACAGTGCAGTGGATCCAGCTGCACGTCCTACGCGAACTTGCCCAGCATTGCGGGCACGCGGAGATTCTGAGGGAGCAGATCTTGGCGGCGGGCCTGGAGGGTTGA
- a CDS encoding heavy metal translocating P-type ATPase, with the protein MDHSKMDHSTMNHMDHSEHAGHENHSGHMGHAGHGGHAGHVAIFRRLFWIMLVLAIPTVAFSASFAHILGYSLPDAEWTHWVSPILGTVMYVWGGKPFLTGAVDEIKARKPGMMLLIALAITVAFLASWGASLGILDHELNFWWELALLVVIMLLGHWIEMRSLAQTTSALDSLAALLPDEAEKVDGENIVKISPSELSVGDVVVIRPGSSVPADGKIVDGSASMDESMITGESKTVRRNVGDPVIAGTVATDSGLRVEVTATGDGTTLAGIQKLVAEAQASSSRAQRIADTAASWLFWFALVAAVITAIVWTLVGLPDDAVVRTITVLVIACPHALGLAIPLVVSIATERAARNGVLIKDRLALESMRSVDTVIFDKTGTLTKGEPVVTAVHVDPSAPAKIGNLTEDSLVALAAAAETDSEHPLARAIVRAATDRQLDVPRATDFTSSPAQGVRATVSESVIEVGGPLLLEKHGVQELPVADEWRKNGAIILHVLADGAVIGALSLADEIRPESRAAIDALHKQGTKVVMITGDAQAVAESVARDLGIDRVFAGVRPEDKAAKVAELQAEGRKVAMVGDGVNDAPALAQADVGIAIGAGTDVAIGSAGVILASSDPRAVLSIVELSRASYKKMKQNLWWAAGYNLISVPLAAGILAPIGFMLPMSVGAILMSVSTLVVALNAQLLRRLDLNPETLAK; encoded by the coding sequence ATGGACCACTCAAAAATGGACCATTCCACGATGAACCATATGGATCACAGCGAACATGCTGGACATGAAAACCACAGCGGGCACATGGGCCACGCAGGTCACGGTGGTCATGCCGGTCACGTGGCGATCTTCCGCCGCCTGTTCTGGATCATGCTGGTTCTGGCCATTCCAACCGTCGCTTTTAGCGCGTCCTTCGCGCACATCCTGGGCTATTCGCTTCCTGACGCCGAGTGGACCCACTGGGTCTCACCGATCCTCGGAACCGTCATGTACGTGTGGGGCGGCAAGCCGTTCCTGACCGGTGCGGTGGATGAGATCAAGGCTCGTAAGCCCGGCATGATGCTGCTGATTGCCCTCGCTATCACGGTGGCTTTCTTGGCATCGTGGGGTGCCTCGCTGGGCATCCTCGATCACGAACTGAACTTCTGGTGGGAGCTCGCGCTCCTGGTGGTGATCATGCTGTTGGGTCACTGGATCGAGATGCGATCGCTCGCCCAAACCACCTCCGCGCTGGACTCGCTCGCTGCCCTTCTCCCCGACGAAGCGGAAAAGGTGGACGGCGAAAACATTGTGAAGATTTCGCCGTCGGAACTAAGCGTGGGCGACGTCGTCGTCATCCGTCCCGGATCCTCCGTGCCCGCGGATGGAAAAATTGTGGACGGCTCCGCGTCCATGGACGAATCCATGATCACCGGTGAATCGAAAACCGTACGCCGCAACGTCGGTGACCCTGTGATCGCCGGAACCGTCGCGACGGATTCGGGCTTGCGCGTGGAGGTTACGGCAACCGGGGACGGCACCACGCTGGCCGGAATTCAGAAGCTCGTGGCCGAAGCGCAAGCATCATCGTCCCGAGCCCAACGCATTGCCGACACAGCGGCGTCGTGGTTGTTCTGGTTTGCCCTCGTCGCCGCGGTCATCACCGCCATCGTGTGGACGCTCGTGGGGCTGCCGGATGACGCCGTGGTCCGCACCATCACCGTGTTGGTAATCGCGTGCCCGCACGCTTTGGGCCTGGCTATTCCGCTGGTGGTGTCGATCGCCACCGAGCGTGCCGCCCGCAACGGTGTGCTCATTAAGGATCGTTTGGCGCTTGAGAGCATGCGCTCCGTGGATACCGTGATCTTTGATAAGACCGGAACGCTGACCAAGGGCGAGCCCGTGGTCACGGCCGTTCACGTTGATCCTTCTGCGCCGGCAAAGATCGGAAATCTGACCGAAGATTCGCTCGTGGCACTCGCCGCGGCCGCCGAAACGGACAGCGAGCACCCGCTGGCTCGGGCGATTGTTCGGGCAGCGACGGATCGTCAACTCGATGTTCCTCGCGCCACCGATTTCACGTCCTCTCCCGCCCAGGGCGTGCGCGCCACCGTGAGCGAGTCCGTGATCGAGGTGGGCGGACCGCTGTTGCTCGAGAAGCACGGCGTCCAAGAGTTGCCGGTTGCCGATGAGTGGCGCAAGAACGGCGCCATCATTTTGCACGTGCTCGCGGACGGCGCTGTGATTGGTGCGCTGAGCCTGGCCGATGAAATCCGTCCAGAATCCCGCGCCGCGATCGACGCCCTGCACAAGCAGGGCACCAAGGTGGTCATGATTACCGGTGACGCTCAGGCGGTCGCCGAATCCGTGGCGCGTGATCTGGGAATCGACCGAGTCTTCGCGGGCGTGCGTCCCGAGGATAAGGCCGCGAAGGTTGCCGAACTACAGGCCGAGGGCCGCAAGGTGGCGATGGTGGGCGACGGCGTGAACGACGCTCCCGCCCTTGCCCAAGCCGATGTCGGCATCGCGATTGGTGCCGGAACCGATGTGGCTATTGGTTCGGCCGGCGTCATCTTGGCGTCTTCCGATCCGCGCGCGGTGCTGTCAATCGTGGAACTGTCGCGGGCCAGCTATAAGAAGATGAAGCAAAACCTTTGGTGGGCCGCCGGTTACAACCTCATCTCCGTACCGCTGGCCGCTGGCATCCTGGCGCCGATCGGGTTCATGCTGCCCATGAGCGTGGGCGCCATCTTGATGTCCGTGTCCACGCTGGTGGTGGCGCTGAACGCGCAACTGTTGCGCCGACTGGATTTGAATCCGGAGACGCTGGCTAAGTAG
- a CDS encoding NADP-dependent oxidoreductase — MSTTTSTQIQLASRPTGWPTHDNFQTVQVTYGELEPGQVRVRNEFVSVDPYMRGRMNDVRSYTPPYQLRERITGGAVGRVVESSAEELPVGTVVLHQHGWSDIIQDDAASFRPIHEIPGVPLSVNLHILGMTGLTAYVGLTAIAGLKEGDTVFVSGAAGAVGTAVGQIAKLLGAARVIGSAGSAEKVALLTEKYGYDAAFNYKDGDVRGQLAAAAPNGIDVFFDNVGGEHLEAALAAFNDGGRAALCGAISAYNETSAVPGPNNMSNIITRALTLKGFTLGSYLHLAPEFQAKMGEWFPAGKISYDETIVDGIENTVDAFLDMMRGANTGKMLVRVTK; from the coding sequence ATGAGCACCACCACCAGCACGCAAATCCAGCTCGCCTCCCGCCCCACCGGCTGGCCAACGCACGACAATTTCCAAACCGTGCAGGTCACCTACGGCGAACTTGAGCCCGGGCAGGTGCGCGTGCGCAACGAGTTCGTGTCCGTGGATCCGTACATGCGCGGCCGCATGAACGACGTCCGCAGCTACACCCCGCCGTATCAGCTCCGCGAGCGCATCACGGGCGGCGCTGTGGGCCGCGTCGTTGAATCCTCCGCCGAGGAATTGCCAGTGGGCACCGTAGTCCTGCACCAGCACGGCTGGAGCGACATCATCCAGGACGACGCCGCCTCCTTCCGTCCCATCCACGAAATCCCGGGGGTGCCACTCTCGGTGAACCTCCACATTTTGGGGATGACCGGGCTCACCGCGTACGTGGGCTTGACTGCGATCGCTGGCCTCAAGGAAGGCGATACGGTATTCGTTTCCGGCGCGGCCGGGGCCGTGGGAACCGCCGTGGGTCAGATCGCGAAGCTGCTGGGCGCGGCCCGCGTCATTGGCTCGGCCGGTAGCGCGGAGAAGGTTGCGCTGCTGACGGAGAAATACGGGTACGACGCCGCCTTCAACTACAAGGACGGCGATGTTCGCGGGCAACTGGCCGCCGCGGCACCCAATGGCATTGACGTGTTCTTCGACAACGTAGGTGGCGAGCACCTCGAAGCGGCGCTCGCAGCCTTCAACGACGGCGGCCGCGCGGCCCTATGCGGAGCGATCTCGGCGTACAACGAAACCTCTGCAGTGCCGGGCCCGAACAACATGAGCAATATCATCACGCGCGCGCTCACGCTCAAGGGCTTCACGCTGGGCTCCTACCTGCACCTCGCGCCTGAATTCCAGGCAAAGATGGGCGAGTGGTTCCCTGCTGGCAAGATCTCCTACGACGAGACCATTGTTGATGGCATCGAGAACACTGTGGACGCGTTCTTGGACATGATGCGTGGTGCGAACACCGGCAAGATGTTGGTGCGCGTCACGAAGTAG
- a CDS encoding energy-coupling factor transporter transmembrane component T family protein: MLTLYKPGNGWLHRMPAGRKLLLIVVVVLAVSLLPSTYWAAGVAGGAAILGYLVAGLGPGIAGLSAGLKELWNQVYGVRWVIAITLISQLIFMGPEPAVANTARVTSAIVLAALLALTTRVTALLDAIERGLRPLDRVGIDSQRIALLLTVTISIIPVLAGKANEVRDAQRARGARMSPRTFVVPFLIVALKHADELGDALTARGVR; encoded by the coding sequence ATGCTGACGCTGTATAAGCCCGGGAACGGGTGGCTGCACCGGATGCCGGCGGGCCGGAAGCTGCTGCTGATTGTGGTGGTAGTGCTCGCCGTTTCGCTCTTGCCATCCACGTATTGGGCCGCGGGTGTGGCCGGCGGTGCCGCGATTCTCGGGTATCTCGTGGCTGGTCTGGGACCGGGGATTGCTGGGCTCTCTGCCGGTCTCAAGGAGCTGTGGAATCAGGTGTACGGGGTGCGCTGGGTTATCGCGATTACGCTGATCAGCCAGCTGATTTTCATGGGCCCGGAGCCTGCCGTGGCGAATACCGCGCGCGTGACATCAGCCATTGTGCTGGCCGCGTTGCTGGCGCTCACCACGCGCGTTACTGCTCTGCTTGATGCAATTGAGCGTGGGCTTCGGCCGCTGGATCGCGTGGGAATTGACTCGCAGCGGATCGCCCTGTTGCTCACCGTGACCATCAGCATCATCCCGGTGCTCGCCGGAAAAGCCAACGAAGTGCGCGATGCTCAACGCGCCCGCGGCGCCCGGATGAGCCCGCGCACGTTCGTGGTGCCGTTCTTGATTGTGGCGCTCAAGCACGCCGATGAGCTCGGCGATGCGCTGACTGCGAGGGGTGTGCGATGA
- a CDS encoding NAD(P)-dependent malic enzyme — protein MTQPIIINDEEIFEYHQGGKLNATPKAKLETKRDLSIAYTPGVAQVSRAIAKDESLAKEYTWASRLVAVISDGSAVLGLGNIGPRASLPVMEGKSVLFKEFGDLNSIPIVINQSDVDQMVETIIQIAPSFGAINLEDIAAPKCFEVEERLIEALDIPVMHDDQHGTAVVVLAALINAAKVTGRELEDVKIVVSGAGAAGVAITKTLLTAGVKNIVVCDSKGIISASREDLHSSKQELVEVTNPNNLSGGIDVALVGADLFVGVSAAKVPEEYIATMAENSMVFAMANPDPEVDPEVAAKYAAVVATGRSDYPNQINNVLAFPGIFKGALDAGARRITPEMRVAAAHAIAELVGDDLATDHIVPNALDPRVAPAVAEAVAAASKVNA, from the coding sequence ATGACTCAGCCCATCATCATTAATGACGAAGAAATTTTTGAGTATCACCAAGGCGGAAAGCTCAACGCCACCCCCAAAGCGAAGCTCGAGACCAAGCGCGACCTATCCATCGCTTACACCCCGGGTGTAGCGCAGGTTTCCCGCGCCATCGCGAAGGATGAAAGCCTCGCCAAGGAATACACCTGGGCTAGCCGCCTGGTGGCCGTGATTTCCGACGGCTCCGCTGTCTTGGGTCTCGGCAACATTGGACCGCGCGCCTCCTTGCCAGTTATGGAAGGCAAGAGCGTGCTTTTCAAGGAGTTCGGTGACTTGAACTCGATTCCCATCGTGATCAACCAGTCTGACGTTGATCAGATGGTGGAGACCATCATCCAGATTGCGCCGTCTTTCGGTGCCATCAACCTCGAAGACATCGCTGCGCCGAAGTGCTTCGAAGTGGAAGAGCGCCTTATTGAGGCACTTGATATCCCCGTGATGCATGACGACCAGCACGGCACCGCCGTCGTCGTCTTGGCCGCCCTCATCAACGCAGCCAAGGTGACCGGCCGCGAGCTGGAAGATGTGAAGATCGTGGTCTCCGGCGCTGGTGCCGCAGGCGTAGCCATCACCAAGACCCTGCTCACCGCAGGCGTCAAGAACATTGTGGTGTGCGATTCCAAGGGCATCATTTCCGCGTCCCGCGAGGATCTGCACTCCTCCAAGCAAGAGCTGGTTGAGGTCACGAACCCGAACAACCTCTCCGGCGGAATCGACGTCGCTTTGGTGGGTGCCGACTTGTTCGTCGGCGTATCCGCCGCGAAGGTGCCGGAAGAGTACATCGCCACGATGGCCGAGAATTCCATGGTTTTCGCGATGGCAAACCCGGATCCAGAAGTGGATCCAGAGGTGGCCGCGAAGTATGCAGCCGTGGTGGCAACGGGACGCTCTGACTACCCGAACCAGATCAACAACGTCTTGGCATTCCCGGGCATCTTCAAGGGTGCACTGGACGCTGGCGCTCGCCGTATCACTCCGGAAATGCGCGTAGCTGCCGCTCACGCGATCGCCGAATTGGTGGGCGATGACCTCGCGACGGACCACATTGTTCCGAACGCACTGGACCCACGCGTTGCTCCAGCTGTTGCCGAAGCCGTGGCTGCTGCATCCAAGGTCAACGCCTAA
- a CDS encoding CHY zinc finger protein — MSDSKPAVLGPTVDDQTRCVHYKTALDVIAIKFACCGEYYPCHLCHLEGADHDAQQWPVSSRDQRAVLCGVCGYELAINEYLGVDACPSCAALFNPGCKLHTELYFQV, encoded by the coding sequence ATGAGTGATTCTAAGCCAGCTGTTTTGGGTCCGACTGTGGACGATCAGACCCGATGCGTCCATTACAAAACTGCGCTGGATGTCATCGCCATCAAGTTTGCGTGCTGCGGCGAGTATTACCCGTGCCATTTGTGCCATCTGGAGGGAGCCGACCACGACGCCCAGCAGTGGCCAGTGTCCTCGCGGGATCAGCGCGCGGTGCTGTGCGGAGTGTGCGGGTACGAGTTAGCGATCAACGAGTATTTGGGGGTTGATGCTTGCCCGTCGTGCGCCGCCTTGTTCAACCCCGGATGCAAGCTACACACGGAGCTGTATTTTCAGGTTTAG
- a CDS encoding TetR/AcrR family transcriptional regulator, with product MARTTSFDRHDVARGARAVFWSQGYEGAAIPDLEAATGLSRSSIYNSFGSKLGLFEAAVESYLKEVVRPRIQPLTGDVVEPGALEAYLRDLRETFAELTPQTASNGCLLVNTAGSPIAKDAHVAQVIADYRSELGSAFSHGVAALYPELSPADVSLKGESITALVISAFALVRVNRDLAVQNLETALRVIEASPAS from the coding sequence TTGGCACGCACAACATCGTTTGACCGTCACGACGTCGCTCGGGGTGCCCGCGCCGTCTTTTGGTCCCAAGGCTATGAGGGTGCCGCGATTCCGGATCTGGAAGCGGCTACCGGGCTGAGTCGATCCAGCATTTACAACAGCTTTGGGTCCAAGTTGGGGCTCTTCGAAGCCGCCGTGGAGAGCTACCTGAAAGAAGTGGTTCGGCCGCGCATTCAGCCACTGACAGGTGATGTTGTTGAACCCGGTGCTCTTGAGGCGTATCTCCGGGATCTTCGGGAGACGTTCGCCGAGTTGACACCTCAGACTGCCTCGAACGGTTGTCTTCTGGTCAATACGGCCGGCTCTCCGATCGCCAAAGACGCCCATGTTGCTCAAGTGATCGCCGATTACCGCTCCGAGCTGGGGTCCGCGTTTTCCCACGGCGTCGCTGCGCTTTATCCCGAGCTCTCCCCCGCTGATGTTTCCCTCAAGGGCGAATCCATCACGGCGCTCGTGATTTCGGCGTTCGCCCTGGTTCGGGTCAACAGGGACCTCGCGGTGCAGAATCTGGAGACCGCCCTTCGGGTGATTGAGGCGAGTCCAGCGAGCTAA
- a CDS encoding thiolase family protein, translating to MSDQAPVIIAARRSPIGTRGRTLAGLRVEDLAAPVIQAALRDAEKVSGSPITVADVVLGNCMGPGGNPGRIAALAAGLGHEVPGATVDRQCGSGLAAIVDAAAAIRAGDERIRVAGGVESPSTAPVRSVNGVAYDRAPFAPTGFSDPSMTQAAENLAALDGISRERQDAHAARSHARARAARDAGRFDAELVPLAGLKYDDAIGAAERLLPRLPELFPGGTLTAGTATRIGDGSAAVVIAPASYARSINAPGLAIRASAVVGCDPALPGIGAAGAIQAVLRSAGVELSDIDALEIVEAFAAQSLAVIDRIGIDEDDPRLSADGGALALGHPWGASGAVAVVRLFSRLVRSGAPAGTLGVAAASIGGGMGIAAVLEVVR from the coding sequence CTGTCTGATCAAGCGCCGGTCATCATCGCCGCCCGACGTAGCCCTATCGGCACGCGGGGTCGCACGTTGGCAGGCTTGCGCGTCGAAGACTTGGCTGCACCCGTGATTCAGGCCGCCCTACGCGATGCCGAAAAGGTGAGCGGCTCCCCCATCACCGTGGCTGATGTTGTCTTGGGCAATTGCATGGGACCTGGCGGAAACCCGGGCCGCATCGCAGCCCTCGCCGCGGGCCTCGGACACGAAGTTCCCGGCGCCACCGTGGACCGCCAGTGCGGCAGCGGTCTGGCCGCCATCGTTGACGCTGCCGCCGCCATCCGGGCTGGCGACGAGCGAATTCGCGTGGCCGGTGGCGTCGAGAGCCCGTCCACTGCGCCGGTCCGTTCGGTGAATGGCGTTGCCTATGACCGCGCACCTTTCGCCCCCACCGGTTTTTCAGATCCCAGCATGACCCAGGCTGCCGAGAACCTCGCGGCGCTGGACGGCATTTCGCGCGAGCGCCAAGACGCGCACGCCGCGCGCAGTCACGCTCGCGCCCGGGCCGCTCGGGATGCGGGCCGCTTCGACGCCGAGTTGGTTCCGTTGGCTGGCTTGAAGTACGACGACGCCATCGGTGCGGCCGAGCGCCTCCTCCCGCGCCTACCGGAGTTGTTTCCCGGCGGCACGCTCACTGCTGGCACGGCCACGCGTATTGGCGACGGCTCTGCCGCCGTCGTGATTGCGCCTGCTTCTTATGCTCGATCCATCAACGCTCCGGGTCTCGCGATCCGTGCGTCCGCCGTGGTGGGCTGCGATCCAGCGCTTCCCGGAATCGGTGCGGCGGGAGCGATTCAGGCGGTTTTGCGATCAGCCGGAGTGGAGCTCTCGGACATCGACGCGCTGGAGATCGTGGAAGCTTTTGCCGCCCAGAGCTTAGCCGTGATCGACAGGATCGGGATTGACGAAGACGATCCTCGACTCTCCGCCGACGGCGGCGCTCTTGCTTTGGGACACCCGTGGGGCGCCAGTGGAGCGGTGGCCGTCGTGCGACTTTTCAGCCGGCTGGTTCGTTCAGGTGCACCCGCGGGGACTTTGGGTGTTGCCGCGGCGTCGATCGGTGGCGGCATGGGCATCGCCGCAGTACTGGAGGTAGTCCGATGA
- a CDS encoding NUDIX hydrolase, whose translation MITSNLLAQLTVLPDSEDRSKYVAFVEEHGDAALRREGGPEHITGSCFVFSPALDRVLLCFHRKGQFWVQFGGHLENDDATVADTAQREAREESGIATLTLATNNIMDLDRHELHGGFKCAAHWDVGFVALADPATNIEVSDESEDVQWFPVNDLPNNLATGFENRLANILKQATQAGLGTSNKA comes from the coding sequence GTGATCACCTCAAACCTCCTCGCTCAGCTAACAGTGCTTCCCGATTCTGAAGACCGCAGCAAATATGTCGCCTTCGTCGAAGAACATGGTGACGCCGCACTGCGCCGCGAGGGCGGACCTGAGCACATCACGGGCTCGTGCTTCGTGTTCTCGCCAGCTCTGGACAGGGTGCTGCTCTGCTTCCACCGCAAGGGCCAGTTCTGGGTGCAGTTTGGTGGGCACCTGGAGAACGACGACGCCACGGTCGCCGATACTGCCCAGCGTGAAGCTCGCGAGGAGTCGGGGATTGCAACGCTCACACTGGCCACCAACAACATCATGGACCTGGACCGCCACGAGCTGCACGGCGGCTTCAAGTGCGCGGCTCACTGGGACGTAGGATTCGTGGCGCTCGCCGACCCCGCCACCAACATCGAGGTCAGCGACGAAAGTGAAGACGTCCAGTGGTTCCCAGTGAACGACCTCCCAAACAACCTCGCCACAGGGTTCGAAAACCGGCTAGCAAACATCCTCAAGCAAGCAACACAGGCCGGGCTCGGGACAAGCAACAAAGCCTGA
- a CDS encoding class I adenylate-forming enzyme family protein has translation MIVPLDGGHPGLLEQLREVRTAGYVPLVLDPRWSAEYRDSMVSAAASAEIPEGTAWATLTSGSSGSPRIVLRTAASWRDSFAAVSEFLGGSGAESVALPAPASSSLTLFSLAHALDGGPTPHPHITPATDALHGTPQALRAALEAGTPPRLRAALIGGSHLDPALRERAEAADIRVTAYYGAAELSFVAYDDGAHPSASPHEGPGLRAFPGVEVEIREGNELWVRSPFVASGYAGSAGPLRRDGAWATVGDRAEIVGGRIRLLGRADDAILSASATIVPEEVEAVLRSIPGVRDAIVFGLPRERVGALVATMLELEPESSDTAELARIRELAAARLATAHRPKRWFRGQIPRTASGKPARAEVLRSVLAGEAAHLGS, from the coding sequence ATGATCGTTCCTTTAGACGGTGGACATCCCGGTCTACTCGAGCAGCTTCGTGAGGTCCGCACCGCCGGCTATGTGCCGTTGGTGTTGGATCCTCGGTGGTCTGCCGAGTACCGGGATTCCATGGTTTCTGCGGCCGCGAGTGCTGAGATTCCGGAGGGTACCGCGTGGGCCACGCTGACGTCGGGCAGTAGCGGTTCGCCGCGGATCGTGCTCCGTACGGCTGCTTCGTGGCGGGACTCGTTCGCCGCGGTGTCTGAATTTCTGGGCGGCAGCGGCGCGGAAAGTGTGGCACTTCCCGCCCCTGCGTCGTCGTCCCTCACGCTCTTTTCCCTCGCGCACGCACTCGACGGCGGCCCCACTCCGCACCCACACATCACCCCCGCAACCGACGCGCTTCACGGCACCCCGCAGGCTCTTCGCGCGGCGCTCGAGGCGGGCACTCCCCCACGGTTGCGTGCGGCGCTGATCGGCGGCTCGCACCTGGATCCTGCCCTGCGCGAGCGCGCCGAGGCGGCCGACATCCGCGTGACCGCTTACTACGGTGCTGCGGAGCTTTCCTTCGTGGCGTACGACGACGGAGCTCACCCCAGTGCCTCCCCTCACGAGGGTCCGGGCTTGCGAGCATTTCCCGGGGTTGAGGTGGAGATTCGCGAAGGCAACGAGCTGTGGGTTCGATCGCCGTTCGTTGCGTCGGGGTATGCGGGTTCTGCCGGCCCGTTGCGGCGCGACGGCGCGTGGGCGACGGTCGGCGATCGAGCGGAGATTGTTGGCGGCCGCATCCGACTCTTGGGACGTGCCGATGATGCCATCTTGAGCGCTTCGGCGACCATCGTGCCGGAGGAAGTCGAGGCAGTGTTGCGTTCGATTCCAGGTGTGCGCGATGCGATCGTTTTTGGGCTGCCCCGCGAGCGCGTCGGCGCCCTGGTTGCCACGATGCTGGAGCTCGAGCCGGAGAGCAGCGACACCGCAGAACTTGCTAGGATTCGTGAGCTTGCCGCCGCCCGGCTGGCCACGGCCCACCGCCCCAAACGCTGGTTCCGCGGTCAGATTCCGCGCACCGCGTCCGGCAAACCAGCTCGCGCCGAAGTGTTGCGCTCAGTACTAGCAGGAGAGGCTGCACACCTTGGCTCCTAA
- a CDS encoding biotin transporter BioY, producing MTTSHTSLEQPGRGRLDATSLARVAIFAAIVAVLGLPGSFSVAGGVPITFQTLGVMLTGAILGPWLGALSMTVFMALVALGLPLLAGGRGGIGVFFGPSAGYLFGWILAAFVIGLIVHAGNRKPVTWRTFLAMIVGGILAIYAIGIPVQSAVTRLPIGDTVLTSLVFIPGDLIKAVIATIIVMTLVKAYPRAFRRTWASQNASVAERV from the coding sequence GTGACTACTTCACACACCTCCTTAGAGCAGCCGGGACGCGGACGTCTCGATGCCACCAGCCTGGCCCGCGTGGCGATCTTCGCCGCCATCGTTGCCGTCCTTGGCCTGCCCGGCTCCTTCAGCGTCGCCGGTGGCGTGCCCATCACTTTCCAGACGCTCGGCGTCATGCTCACCGGCGCCATTTTGGGCCCCTGGCTCGGCGCGCTCTCGATGACCGTTTTCATGGCGCTCGTCGCCCTCGGCTTGCCGCTTCTGGCTGGCGGCCGCGGCGGCATCGGCGTGTTCTTTGGCCCGTCTGCTGGCTACTTGTTTGGCTGGATTTTGGCCGCGTTCGTGATTGGCCTGATTGTGCACGCGGGTAACCGCAAGCCGGTCACGTGGCGGACGTTCCTGGCGATGATCGTGGGCGGCATCCTGGCCATCTACGCCATAGGCATCCCGGTCCAGAGCGCCGTCACGCGCCTGCCGATCGGCGACACCGTCCTGACCAGCCTTGTCTTCATCCCGGGCGACCTCATCAAGGCCGTGATCGCTACGATTATTGTCATGACACTCGTCAAGGCCTACCCCCGCGCTTTCCGCCGCACGTGGGCTTCACAGAACGCGTCGGTAGCGGAACGGGTCTAA